A genome region from Mesorhizobium sp. B2-1-8 includes the following:
- a CDS encoding FAD binding domain-containing protein has product MRDFDFVRPATISEAIAAAAGPGSAYLAGGTNLLDLMKGGITAPERIVDITRLPELNRIETLDDGGLRIGALVRNADLAHDPAFAKAYPAVAEALLSGASAQLRNAATVGGNLLQRTRCSYFYDTASACNRREPGSGCSALGGENRLHAILGWSDACIATHPSDFCVPLVALDAVVEIEGKQGRRHVTLEEFHRLPGDTPQRETVLEPGELIVAVRLPAEAASFAAHARYLKVRERTSYAFAVVSAAVALVVDGGKIRGARLALGGVAAKPWRARSAEAALLGADADEASFVRAADVALADASPSGDNAFKIELARRIVVRALISAKAGTPERIPALPASPFSSIPGVRHDA; this is encoded by the coding sequence ATGAGAGACTTCGATTTCGTCAGGCCGGCCACCATCTCCGAAGCCATAGCGGCGGCGGCCGGACCGGGCTCGGCCTATCTCGCCGGCGGCACCAATCTGCTCGATCTGATGAAGGGTGGCATTACCGCCCCCGAACGGATCGTCGACATTACCCGCCTGCCGGAACTCAATCGCATCGAAACGCTCGATGATGGCGGCTTGCGCATCGGCGCGCTGGTCCGCAATGCCGATCTCGCACACGATCCGGCTTTCGCCAAGGCCTATCCGGCGGTGGCCGAAGCGCTGCTTTCGGGCGCCTCGGCGCAGCTTCGCAATGCCGCCACCGTCGGCGGCAATCTGCTGCAGCGCACGCGGTGCAGTTACTTCTACGACACCGCCAGCGCCTGCAACAGGCGCGAACCCGGTTCCGGCTGCTCGGCACTGGGCGGCGAGAACCGCCTGCACGCCATCCTGGGTTGGAGCGATGCCTGCATCGCCACCCATCCCTCCGATTTCTGCGTGCCGCTGGTGGCGCTGGATGCCGTGGTCGAGATCGAGGGCAAGCAAGGCCGGCGCCATGTGACACTGGAGGAATTCCACCGGCTTCCTGGCGACACCCCGCAGCGCGAGACTGTGCTGGAGCCGGGCGAGTTGATCGTTGCAGTGCGCCTGCCGGCGGAAGCAGCCTCCTTCGCCGCTCACGCCCGGTATCTGAAAGTGCGCGAACGCACCTCCTATGCCTTCGCCGTCGTTTCGGCGGCCGTGGCACTTGTCGTCGATGGCGGCAAGATCCGCGGCGCAAGGCTGGCGCTGGGCGGTGTCGCGGCCAAGCCATGGCGCGCGCGTTCGGCGGAAGCCGCTCTGCTCGGCGCCGATGCCGACGAGGCGAGCTTCGTTCGCGCCGCGGACGTCGCGTTGGCAGACGCCAGCCCCTCCGGCGACAATGCCTTCAAGATCGAGCTTGCCCGCCGCATTGTCGTCAGGGCGCTGATATCAGCAAAGGCCGGAACGCCCGAGCGGATCCCGGCCCTTCCTGCCTCACCCTTTTCCTCCATTCCCGGAGTGCGCCATGACGCTTGA
- a CDS encoding (2Fe-2S)-binding protein — MTTLPLSLTVNGHHHELEVDTRVTLLDLLRERLELTGTKKGCDRGQCGACTVLVDGKRINSCLALAVSHDGAEVLTIEGVAHGEELHPVQAAFIAHDGFQCGFCTPGQIMSTLGLIAEGQAGADPERIREGLSGNICRCAAYGGIVEAVLEAQQQLARTDRRTAA; from the coding sequence ATGACCACCCTTCCCCTCTCGCTTACCGTCAACGGACACCACCATGAACTCGAGGTCGACACCCGCGTCACCTTGCTCGACCTGCTGCGCGAGCGGCTTGAGCTCACCGGCACCAAGAAGGGCTGCGACCGCGGCCAGTGCGGCGCCTGCACGGTCCTGGTCGACGGCAAACGCATAAACTCCTGCCTGGCGCTGGCGGTCAGCCATGACGGCGCCGAGGTGCTGACCATCGAAGGTGTCGCGCACGGTGAAGAACTGCATCCGGTGCAGGCCGCCTTCATCGCCCATGACGGCTTCCAGTGCGGCTTCTGCACGCCCGGCCAGATCATGAGCACGCTCGGTCTGATCGCCGAAGGACAGGCTGGCGCCGATCCCGAGCGCATCCGCGAGGGGCTGAGCGGCAACATATGCCGCTGCGCCGCCTATGGCGGCATCGTGGAGGCCGTTCTGGAGGCCCAGCAACAACTTGCCAGAACCGACCGGAGGACCGCGGCATGA